A window of the Corallococcus exiguus genome harbors these coding sequences:
- the trpS gene encoding tryptophan--tRNA ligase — translation MRILSGVQSSGKLHIGNYYGAMRQFVQLQDQGEAYYFIANYHALTTVRDPKLALELTRDAALTYLSLGLDPKKAVLFRQSDVKEVLELNWILGTVVPQAHLERAHSYKDKVARGISADFGLYAYPVLMSADILLYSADQVPVGKDQIQHIEFARDWAVKFNTQYVPGYDPADPEGKERGHAPGILKLPSAFVQENAATVPGIDGQKMSKSYGNTLELFGEEKDIKKRIMSIKTDSTPVDAPKPTVDAPLYDLLKLMLPPGEFSDVDASWKAGGKGYGDFKKKLLEAFHVTFGPARQRRQELLNDPGELERILADGANRARAEATRLMDQVRRAVGIP, via the coding sequence ATGCGGATTCTCTCAGGCGTCCAGTCGTCCGGAAAGCTGCACATCGGCAACTATTACGGGGCGATGCGGCAGTTCGTGCAGCTCCAGGACCAGGGCGAGGCCTACTACTTCATCGCCAACTACCACGCGCTCACCACCGTCCGGGACCCGAAGCTCGCGCTGGAGCTGACCCGCGACGCGGCGCTCACGTACCTGTCGCTGGGCCTGGATCCGAAGAAGGCCGTCCTCTTCCGCCAGAGTGACGTGAAGGAGGTGCTGGAGCTCAACTGGATCCTCGGCACCGTGGTGCCCCAGGCCCACCTGGAGCGCGCCCACAGCTACAAGGACAAGGTCGCCCGCGGCATCAGCGCGGACTTCGGCCTCTACGCGTACCCCGTCCTCATGTCCGCGGACATCCTGCTCTACAGCGCGGATCAGGTGCCGGTGGGCAAGGATCAGATCCAGCACATCGAGTTCGCGCGCGACTGGGCCGTGAAGTTCAACACCCAGTACGTCCCCGGCTACGACCCGGCGGATCCGGAAGGGAAGGAGCGGGGCCACGCGCCCGGCATCCTCAAGCTGCCGTCCGCCTTCGTGCAGGAGAACGCCGCCACCGTGCCCGGCATCGACGGACAGAAGATGTCCAAGTCCTACGGCAACACGCTGGAGCTGTTCGGCGAGGAGAAGGACATCAAGAAGCGCATCATGTCCATCAAGACGGACTCCACGCCCGTGGACGCGCCCAAGCCCACCGTGGACGCGCCGCTGTATGACCTGCTCAAGCTGATGCTCCCGCCCGGCGAGTTCTCCGACGTGGACGCGTCCTGGAAGGCCGGCGGCAAGGGCTACGGCGACTTCAAGAAGAAGCTCCTGGAGGCCTTCCACGTCACCTTCGGCCCCGCCCGCCAGCGCCGGCAGGAACTGCTCAACGACCCCGGGGAGCTGGAGCGCATCCTCGCGGACGGCGCCAACCGCGCCCGGGCGGAAGCCACCCGCCTGATGGACCAGGTGAGGCGGGCAGTGGGAATCCCCTGA